Proteins encoded together in one Variovorax paradoxus EPS window:
- the recX gene encoding recombination regulator RecX: MAFGAPSLKGRALRLLSQREHSRAELERKLAKHEEEPGTLAKALDELVAKDFISEPRVVASVLNQRAARSGALRVRQELQAKGIAPEAIAEAVASLQDTEVERATALWRRRFDAPPADAKERAKQMRFLMARGFSGAVVSKVLRSDFDESADE, from the coding sequence ATGGCTTTCGGCGCCCCCTCTCTCAAAGGCCGCGCGCTGCGGCTCCTGAGCCAGCGCGAGCATTCGCGCGCGGAGCTGGAGCGCAAGCTGGCAAAGCACGAAGAAGAGCCCGGCACGCTGGCGAAGGCGCTCGACGAACTGGTCGCCAAGGATTTCATCAGCGAGCCGCGCGTGGTGGCCTCGGTGCTGAACCAGCGGGCCGCCCGATCGGGCGCATTGCGGGTGCGGCAGGAGCTGCAGGCCAAGGGCATTGCGCCCGAAGCCATCGCCGAGGCGGTGGCCAGCCTGCAGGACACCGAGGTCGAACGCGCCACGGCCCTGTGGCGCCGCCGTTTCGATGCGCCGCCGGCCGATGCGAAGGAGCGCGCGAAGCAGATGCGATTCCTGATGGCGCGCGGTTTCTCGGGCGCCGTCGTGTCCAAGGTGCTCAGGAGCGATTTCGATGAATCAGCAGACGAATGA
- the recA gene encoding recombinase RecA produces the protein MDAVVKGASISVANSEKAKALQAALAQIEKQFGKGTIMRLGEGEALEDIQVVSTGSLGLDIALGVGGLPRGRVIEIYGPESSGKTTLTLQVIAAMQKQAGTCAFVDAEHALDVQYAQKLGVNLSDLLISQPDTGEQALEIVDSLVRSGAVDLIVIDSVAALTPKAEIEGEMGDSLPGLQARLMSQALRKLTATIKKTNCMVIFINQIRMKIGVMFGSPETTTGGNALKFYASVRLDIRRIGTIKKGDEAIGNETKVKVVKNKVSPPFKTAEFDILFGEGISREGEVIDMGVTAKIVDKSGAWYAYNGEKIGQGRDNAREFLRENPELSREIENKVRESLGIPLLAADAGSEPEKAEKPAKAPKADKAAAE, from the coding sequence ATGGACGCAGTCGTCAAGGGCGCAAGCATCTCGGTCGCCAACAGTGAAAAGGCCAAGGCCCTGCAAGCCGCGCTGGCCCAGATCGAAAAGCAGTTCGGCAAGGGCACGATCATGCGGCTGGGCGAAGGCGAGGCGCTGGAAGACATCCAGGTGGTCTCCACCGGCTCGCTCGGCCTGGACATCGCCCTGGGCGTCGGCGGCTTGCCGCGCGGCCGGGTGATCGAGATCTACGGCCCGGAATCGTCGGGCAAGACCACGCTCACGCTGCAGGTCATCGCCGCCATGCAGAAGCAGGCCGGCACCTGCGCTTTCGTCGACGCCGAACACGCGCTCGACGTGCAGTACGCCCAGAAGCTCGGCGTGAACCTGTCCGACCTGCTGATCAGCCAGCCCGACACCGGTGAACAGGCGCTCGAAATCGTCGACTCGCTGGTGCGCTCGGGCGCCGTGGACCTGATCGTCATCGACTCGGTCGCCGCGCTCACGCCCAAGGCCGAAATCGAAGGCGAAATGGGCGACTCGCTGCCCGGCCTGCAGGCTCGCCTGATGAGCCAGGCGCTGCGCAAGCTCACCGCCACGATCAAGAAGACCAACTGCATGGTCATCTTCATCAACCAGATCCGCATGAAGATCGGCGTGATGTTCGGTTCGCCTGAAACCACCACCGGCGGCAATGCGCTGAAGTTCTACGCCTCGGTGCGCCTGGACATCCGCCGCATCGGCACCATCAAGAAGGGCGACGAGGCCATCGGCAACGAAACCAAGGTGAAGGTGGTGAAGAACAAGGTCTCGCCCCCGTTCAAGACGGCGGAGTTCGACATCCTCTTCGGCGAAGGCATCAGCCGCGAAGGCGAAGTCATCGACATGGGCGTCACCGCCAAGATCGTCGACAAGTCGGGCGCCTGGTACGCCTACAACGGCGAGAAGATCGGCCAGGGCCGTGACAACGCCCGCGAATTCCTGCGCGAGAACCCCGAGCTGTCGCGCGAGATCGAGAACAAGGTGCGCGAGTCGCTGGGCATTCCGCTGCTGGCCGCCGATGCAGGGTCGGAGCCGGAAAAGGCCGAGAAGCCTGCCAAGGCGCCCAAGGCCGACAAGGCGGCGGCGGAGTAA